Below is a window of Mucilaginibacter sp. PAMC 26640 DNA.
CTATTGAAGAACCACTTCGTCAAATTTGCCAGAACTCTGGTATCGAAGGCTCTATCGTGGTTCAAAAAGTTAAAGAAGGTACAGGTGACTTCGGTTACAATGCCCGTACTGATGTTTACGAAAACTTAATTGGTGCCGGTGTTATCGACCCAACTAAAGTAAGCCGTGTAGCATTAGAAAACGCTGCGTCTATCGCTTCAATGCTGTTAACTACCGAGTGTGTGTTAGCAGATGATCCGGAAGATGAAAAAGGTGGCGGTATGCCTCCAATGGGCGGCGGTGGCGGCATGGGTGGCATGATGTAATCATCCCCCTCGTCCTGCAAAGGATTTGTTAAGACCCTTGTATACAAAAGTATACAGGGGTTTTTTCTTTTAAAGGGACTTTAACTGAAAATAAACGTTTAAACACATTATCCACAAGCTTTTTGCTCTGTTAATAGATCCGTATAAGAGAATTAAGCGTAATTAGGTTAACACAGGGGCTAATGCTGTAATTAGGCACAGCATTTGAATACCCCACAGTATTATGAAAAACCTCAGAAATAAAAAGACACAGATTCATAGCCGCATTGTAGAATGGGTGCTGTTTAAAGGCCCTGAGCTATTCGTGGCCATGTATAGCTAGTCAACAAAAAAACATTAATTTTGGCTCCTGTTATGGAGCTAAAAGAATTTTATCACACCATCCACATCTGGCTTGTGGAAAGCGGACCAAAGTACGTAGCCGGAATAATTCTTTTCTTTGTCGGCATTTGGGTGATCTCCTTCATGAGGATGCGCATCACCAAAAGAATGAGTACCCGCAACGTTCATTCTTCATTGCAACCCTTTATTTTAAGCCTTTCCATCACCGCGCTATATTTTATACTGGTATTTTCAGTATTGAATATCGTAGGTATCCAACTCACTTTCTTGAGCACTGTAATTGGCGCGGCAGGCGTGGCAGCAGGTCTGGCATTATCAGGAACCTTACAGAATTTTGCCGGAGGAGTGTTGATCTTGCTATTAAAACCTTTTGAGATAGAAGACAGCATCGTGGCACAGGGGCAGGATGGCAGAGTAACCTCCATCCAGATTTTTTATACTGTGCTGATCACAGCAGACAATAAAACGGTAATTATCCCCAATGGTAAACTGTTTAATGAAGTGATCGTAAACGTTACGCGGGAAGGCAAGCGACGACTTGATTTTGAAATAAAACTGGGTTACGCCGCACCGGTAAACCAGGTAAAACAAGTCATTAATGATGCGATAAAAACTATCCCGGCCATACTACCCGATCCGGCCCCACGTGCAGGCGTGGTAGCGCTGGAAATCGACGGCATCAAGTACACCATCAATGTTTGGGTGCAACCCGCAAACTTTCTGACTACCAAAATAGAACTTCAAGAGAAAATAGTAATAGGTTTAGCCGCCGCCGGCGTTAAACTGCCGGGAACCTAGGAGAGAAGAATCAGGTAGAAAGAATCAAGATAGCAAGAGAGAAGACTGCAAAAAAGAAGAGTCAAGATACCAAGAGCCAAGAATCAAGAATCAAGATCAACACTGCTACCGATTCTTTCCTCCTGATCTTGCCTCTTGGCTCCTGATTCTCGGCTCCTGATTCTTGCCTCCCGCTCCCCGCTCCTCACTCCCCTATATCCGCTGCTTGGCTTTCAACTCTAAATACCTGTTAATGGTGTTGATGGTCAAATTTTGCGGGGTACTTAGTATAGACTGTATGCCGTGTTTAGCTAATTCTTTTACAATCAGCTTTTTATCGTACGCAAATTTTTCCGCAATTGTTTTTATGTAGACTTCCTCCACATCTGAGGCAGGGGTCTCGGTTAACTGCTTCAATTCGGTGTTCTCGAAAAACACCACCAGTAATAAATGAAAGCGGGCAATCCGTTTCAGAAAAGGTAGTTGCCTGTGCAGGGCGGGCATACTTTCATAATTGGTGAAGAATACCACCAAACTACGCTGCTTTATAACCCCGCGAATAGTTGTGTAAAGTGCCTCCATATTGGTTTCGAGATATCGGGTGCGCTCTTTGTACAGCACCTCCAAAATCTTATTGATCTGCGAATGCTTTTTATCGGCAGGTAAAACCGAACCAACTTTTTCGGCAATGGTGATCAACCCGGCCTTATCCTCCTTTAGCAATGCTACATTGGATAGTACCAGGCTGGCATTAATAGCGTAATCCAGCAGGCTCAATTTTTCAAAAGGCATCTTCATCACCCGAGATTTATCAATAATGCAATACACCTGCTGCGATTTCTCGTCGGTATAGGAATTTGTCATCAGCGTACCCTGCCTGGCCGATGCCTTCCAATTGATGTTGCGGTAATCATCTCCCGCCACATAAGTTTTAATCTGTTCAAACTCCAGGCTTTGCCCCAGCCTGCGGATCTTTTTGATCCCTATCTCATTCAACCTGTTAGATATCGCCAGTAA
It encodes the following:
- a CDS encoding cell division protein FtsB translates to MKKLIDLFYTNLFLTNRLFAALAGSVVFFVFSFFFPWLGDLPGIFFWAIVLLTLVDLLMLYRLPNAVFAKRHAPERLSNSDDNELGIYIENRYSFGISVGIIDEIPVQFQKRDVWFKTTLTAGEHKLINYILRPLKRGEYVFGAIRVFACGPLGLVSRRYNFDQAETLPVYPSFLQMRKYELLAISNRLNEIGIKKIRRLGQSLEFEQIKTYVAGDDYRNINWKASARQGTLMTNSYTDEKSQQVYCIIDKSRVMKMPFEKLSLLDYAINASLVLSNVALLKEDKAGLITIAEKVGSVLPADKKHSQINKILEVLYKERTRYLETNMEALYTTIRGVIKQRSLVVFFTNYESMPALHRQLPFLKRIARFHLLLVVFFENTELKQLTETPASDVEEVYIKTIAEKFAYDKKLIVKELAKHGIQSILSTPQNLTINTINRYLELKAKQRI
- a CDS encoding Ion channel protein, whose amino-acid sequence is MELKEFYHTIHIWLVESGPKYVAGIILFFVGIWVISFMRMRITKRMSTRNVHSSLQPFILSLSITALYFILVFSVLNIVGIQLTFLSTVIGAAGVAAGLALSGTLQNFAGGVLILLLKPFEIEDSIVAQGQDGRVTSIQIFYTVLITADNKTVIIPNGKLFNEVIVNVTREGKRRLDFEIKLGYAAPVNQVKQVINDAIKTIPAILPDPAPRAGVVALEIDGIKYTINVWVQPANFLTTKIELQEKIVIGLAAAGVKLPGT